The Vespula pensylvanica isolate Volc-1 chromosome 3, ASM1446617v1, whole genome shotgun sequence nucleotide sequence CCCAATAATGAATACGTCGTAGACGCACCTCTCCTAACTCGCATCCCTCTTGGTGATTGTCAAGGTCCTTTCActtattcttttccctttctaaaGCGCAATCGCCTTTTACCTActactatatttctttttctaacttgaaaattttgaagaatgttctttctctctttctctttctttctctttctctttctttctctttctatctgatGTGATCAGATGTTATTTTGTTGACTTTGActcttttcaattcttttcaattttactcGTAATTCACATCGATGATATTTactcttagaaaaaaaaaaaaaaacccttCATTTAAtcggtgaaagaaaaagaaaaaaggaagtcttattaaaagataaagtataatataccTGGGAAACAAGTTTTTTCAGTCACTGATCGAATGGGGTGATTGGTATTCGTTTCCCTTATTTTGCGACTTGTTCGACTTACTATCATCGCGTGCCGGTGACGCGTATagacgtatctatgtatatatatgtacgtataatgtacatatctttatgtatatacgtgtatgtacatgtTCAATTCTTACTGACGCAAATTACTTCCTATATGAATGCGGAATCTAAATGCGAGCCGAAATAATCGGCAAGGTCACTGTCATTCCCTTATGTTTCCTGCACCCCTTTTCTATTCGTGTCAGGATCGTTTTCAATACCGGTTTACTCGAAATGCAATGGCGACCGTATATAGCTTCTCTGTGAGATAAGAGAGGAGATCGAATGAGAAGTACTGTGTTTTATTCatctactcttctctctttctttctctctctctctctctctctttatctttttctcgttttctcttattctctttttccattcatATGCTTACGGAACAGGGACAAAGTGGTCATTTCGAAACGgtattataattcattcgaTATGTCCAGTATATCAAAGGAATTCCAATGTCGTAAGCTAATATAGGTAAATAAATGCACGAAGTAAGTAGTTAGCCTAGATGctttcacacatacacgtacgtacacacgcatGTACGCAGGCACATAACTCTAGTTCAAATCAtacttctattattttcaaatggcgacgttcttttctatatatacaaaaaaaatgagtaattacatgaatatttataatgtatgtGTACCGATACTAATTCTTATAAACATCGTGACAATTATTGTTGGTTTCTTGATACCTTATGTTTTGAACGTGGATTGGAAtaatctctttccctctctctctctctctctctctctctctctcctctttctctccctctctctgttcaCTCATTCGCTCTCGCTATTTCTCTTATGAACCTTCACTCGGTCGGTACTCCACTTATTATAACCGCCCCCTTTCACTTTCGTACCTTCTTCGTACCTCCCGCGAGGAGAAGTATTATCGACCcgatttaaatcgatcgttcatGCCGATGACGCGATAACGAGTACTTTCTTTTCGCGTTGACCACTGACTTACTTATACATTTCCGAACTagatcaatttcatttttcttttcttttttttttcgtttttttcccccctagattttatcgaaggaaagagaagagattctTTCGCGCAGAAACAATATTacttatctttatcttctgcggtctcttttcttttttctccctttatttatttacttatttatttatttgtttgtttgtttgtttttattatttatcattttttatgattCTCCTCCATTTTCCATTacgttcattaattaattcattcttgTTGTATTACAGGCAATGCTGAGAGCAGGGCACTGAACAAAACAAGAGCTGACTGGAGAATCTAGTCGTGCTCAAccgaattattatcgaaaaatccAGTAAGGCAACAAACAATCGAAGGATCATGAAAATGGTGCTGTCTCAACGTCAGAGGGAGGAGTTGTAagttatcaataatattctcttttctcatttcgtctattttatatttcatatatttgaGGAAGATCCATTACGTTCAAATTGGACGTTAGCGAgcttaaaattagaaaatgtatAGATATGCCGCCTCAACGTCGGAGGATGGATCTGTAAGTTTTTGACAATGTTCTCTCCTCTCGTCtgtctattttatatttgatctaGTCGAGGACGAGTCATTGTTACATTGAAATTGGACGTTAGCAAgcttaaaaattgaaaaactatAGATGTGCTGTCTCGACATCAGAGGATggaattgtaaaatattgacGATATTCTCTCCTCTCATCTCCGTCactttatatttcatttgtttgaGGACGATCCATTATTACGTTCAAATTATAGACATTAGTaagtttaaaaattgaaaaactatAGATTTACTGTCTCAGAGGATGATGAATGATTTGTAAGTTATTGACAATATTTTCTCCTCTCATCTCgtccattttatatttcatctatTTGTGGATGACTCATAGTTACGTTCGAATTGGACATTAACAAGCTTAAATATTGAAGAACAATACAAAGAAGGAAGCATTTGGAATCGAAGTTGGTTGATAGCACTCAGAGTCCTTATAAAATGTCagattattgaattattcgaAAGTACTACAACCTTAGCCCTAATACTTTAGAGTCTCTTAGAAGATTTTTCACATTATAGTGGGGCCAGGACGGGGTACCGGTCTGCCTTTATATACGGCTTCGCACGGTGCAGTATTTCAGGCTGTTGttttaaaagagagaacaatgcCTTTCTCCGGAGTAGGCGAGCTGTAGTAGTTTCTCGCCTCCTTCTGTCTTTCCTGCCATcgtcctatctctctctttcgttcattctGTCTATGCAGttaaatgagaagagaaagagagagagagagagagagagagagagagaaagagagagagagagatggagagtgGGGGTGGTTGCACGCTAGTGCGTGCAGACGGTGGCCTGGATCAATCGAGGAAACCTGCCACtacgaaggagaaggaaaacgagaccgtattctctccctttttttaaCCCTCTACGTTCTTAGTTTCGCTTgcgttaaaaagagaaagagagagagagagagagagagagagagagagagagagagagagaggactagTTCgagtctataaaaaaaattaatcagataatattgttaatataaatgGATTAAATAAATCACGATCAGTTTATATATACCATTGCATTAAATTGCATCAATTTCTAATGTTTTCTCCGTCGACCGATTGGTCACACGGTCGACGTAACCTTCATCTTTAATTTCGATCAGAGAATCAATCGAtacgtaagagagagagagagagaggagagagagagagagagagactatttCCGATGACGTCAAATTAATCGTAGATCCGCGCTAGGAGAATAGCCGAAGGGTAGTCAGTTGGAAGGGAAAAATATTGAGGAGGGGGTGGAGTTCAGTGGAGTGGGGTAGGGTGGGGTAGGTTGGGGGGAGAGATAGTAGGGAATAGTCTCGAGCAAGCGCAGTATACACGATCGATAACGTGCGAAATGAGTCGGCGTGGCTCAGCGAACAGCTAGGCAGCAGCAGGACGAGCGAGAAACTGAGACACGTACACGGgggatgaagaggaagagagaaaaggagagagagagaaagatgaaggggagaaaagaggaagagagaaactaGTCGAGGGACGAGAGATTAAAATGAGGCAGAAAAGGAGAACTTGCGCATCGATTCGTGTCTCTCGTtacattcatacatttttctattttcttttcttttctttttttttttttcttttcacttcttttcctcgttccatttcattcttttttctctcttcatcctaAATGTAATTGACTCCCTagacctttctttttttatttattgctatgattcttttctttgtacGCATGGTTGCTCTAAAAACTTACATGTCTCATCGCAACCACCGAAGTatgaatcgaatatttttattctccctttccctctctctctttctctttctgactGTTCGCAAAGAGAAATTTACTGGAAATCTTATGGAATATCTTGGTTTGTTTGGAATAAGATTTctgaataaatagaaatgtcATCTTTAGTTTCGCACTCTTCACACTCTTAGAGACTATAAGTGACGTAAGGTATTCTATGACGTCAGCGATAATCCTGATTTCTCTCATATTCTCAAATAAGTATCGAGAAGatgttatcttttctttattacataTACCTTTGAAAATCTAACGATGAATACGTTTCGATGATCTTTTCTCAGAAGTAATATGATGTATACAGagatattatcatatatattggGTCGGCCAAGAAGTAATGTTAAAATTTGCCATATCTTATATGTAAATGAACAACGTTACAGtatactataaaataatattttaaattttcagtaaacatttcaaaaaaaaaaaaaaaaaaaaaagctaaatGTGCAGCCTttcttttagatataaaatatgtgttAAAAATTCCgacattatacattataagccaatctaatacatacatacatatatgtataaatatacatatatatctatacaataCATATGTCAATACGTCTATTTCCTCGATCTTTAAGCTTTACATGCCGCGTTGAGGAagatacgcatatatacatacgcacgtGGAGaacggggaaaaaaataaataaaaaaaaaaaaaaaaagaaaaaagtgatgacacgtatgtacatatgtataacgtAATAACATACATTGCTAACGGTGAGACAGGTGAATAGAGACAAATGTAACCGACTTAAGGTCTTTCACCCTATGTGCCTGACTATGTCTATCTTTCAATCCCTTTCCCACGTATATTCCAACCTGCAAGTTTCTTCCATTGTGTTCACGAACGTTAGCATTAACCATCGACGACTACGACGTATAAATGGCTTTTCTGTAccgttatatacgtatataatgttGTTGGCATCGTAaatgtgaaaatattaaatgttaattctATTTGTATAGAAATGTTAGAGTATGaccttaaaataatatttatgcgatcaaaaaataattaaaaataataaaaaatttgttattgaaTTGAacaatatctcttttttcgtatatagAAATAAGGCGATCGCAGATTACCTTAGCACCAATGGATATCAAGATGCATTGGAAGCATTTAAAAAAGAGGCCGACATGCCGGGAGAGGTCGAAAGGAAATACGGAGGTCTCCTCGAGAAAAAATGGACATCGGTCATACGATTACAGAAGAAggtaatttaattttcgttcGGTAGGATAATgattcccttttcttttcttttctttcgaatctaATCGATAAATCAATCCAAATGGATGATAGTGTTAACGCTTTATgctatatatctttcattaattattattattatccatatTTATAGGTAATGGAATTAGAATCGAAGCTCTcagaagcagaaaaagaattcatcgAAGGTGCACCAACGCGAGGTAAAAGATCGCCATCTGAATGGATACCGAGGCCGCCAGAGAAATTTTGTCTTACTGGACACAGAGCACCAATTAATAGAGTTATTTTCCATCCTGTATTTAGTCTTATAGTATCCGCTAGCGAAGATGCCACCATAaaggtaaataataatagaaatgtatgtgtatatatatatatatatatatgtgcaagCAAAATGTTTtgggttttttctttttttttcttttatcattttcttttctctttctttctttttttttttttttttttttttaaatagaagaaaCTTTAGATGAGGGgagaaaagttataataaatatatattcgtttgatTCAAGGTATGGGATTTTGAAAGCGGAGAATTTGAAAGAACATTGAAAGGCCATACTGACAGCGTACAGGATATCTCATTCGACGTTTCGGGAAAGCTATTAGTTTCCTGCAGCGCGGACATGTCCATTAAATTGTGGGACTTTCATCAATCTTTCGCATGTGTCAAAACTATGCAAGGCCATGATCATAACGTAAGCTCTGTAGCATTTGTTCCGCAAGGTGATTTTGTAGTAAGCGCCTCTAGGGACAAGACGATCAAGATGTGGGAGGTGGCGACGGGTTATTGCGTAAAAACATTGACGGGTCACAGAGAATGGGTTAGAATGGCACGAGTTAGTCCCTGTGGCGAGCTCATTGCTAGCTGCTCAAACGACCAAACAGTGAGAGTGTGGCATATAGCAACGAAAGAGACAaaggtatataatatacgatttttattgCGTTATTAAATCTCTTATCTTATAACAACATACCCtgcttaaaaattattttaccaagtaaaaaaacattacgacattttcttaataaagGTCGAACTAAGAGACCATGACCACGTCGTTGAATGTATCGCATGGGCACCAGAAAGTGCAAGAGCATCGATCAATGCGGCAGCAGGAGCGGATAATAAAGGAGCCCACGAAGGTCCCTTCCTTGCGTCTGGTTCTCGAGACAAGACCATTCGCGTTTGGGATATTGGTGCCGGTGTATGCCTTTTTTCACTTCTCGGACATGACAACTGGGTACGCGGAATCGTTTTTCATCCTGGTGGAAAGTTCATCGTCAGTGCTTCTGACGACAAGACACTCCGAGTATGGGATACGCGTTATAAGAGGGCGATGAAAACTCTCGAAGCGCATGTTCATTTTTGCACCTCTGTCGGTAAAtataaagattcttttttttttttttgtttgatatttCAGAGATTTTATACTTAACGAGATACATTTGTTCCTGTCAAATAcggcaaaattattttctccgtTTTATCTTTAGATTTTCACAAGAATCATCCATACGTGGTCACCGGTAGCGTAGATCAAACGGTGAAGATCTGGGAGTGTCGCTAGTCACCCAATTTTACAGTTTCTTTGGAACTTCATAAATATGAAGAgcgaagaagataaaacgCGCGTCCAGTTCGATGGAAATGGCCGAAAGAGTAAGCTGCTCCAAAAGCTATCGTACATacactattattaatattaattattattattattaattattattattattattattattattattattattattattattattattatatacacatacgcgtACGACTAAGAgctctttaattaatttataataaagtacgattagtaattattaatattatatatcgttttacgGTAACGAACTGCACTAATCGAGGAGAGTGTACTTGAGGGCAGCGTAACTGCCAAAATATAGGCTCATCTCTCGAGGAGGATATTACACAATTTACAGCACTATTGTGTTTGAACCGAAGGAATTTATTCCTTTAACTAAATGCGAGAACAAAGACAGGattctgtatatatttctttctacgtaGTGCAAAATTTTATGTCAGTGACTGCCTTTTTATACCCCCCCACCCCACCCCAACCTACTCcctcgttttctcttattccCTCTAAGCCCCagccctatttctctctttctctttttcaggtattatcgatatttattaaaatatcagaGATGCGGTACTGAGTATAAAATAAAGGATATTGTCGTCCTCCTCGGTTCATACTCTTTACCATTTCGAACGAATCTCTTTGACTCTTGTAACGGTGATGAAAATGATAACTGTGTCGTCACCTATGAGAACAAGgctttgtaattattttatgcaCTCTCCTCGACTATTTTTGGCAATTCAAAATGGGATGCTGCTCCATCTTTACTCATATACAAAAAAGCAGTGGCATACCTTGCTGAGTGCAATATATTGAATGCCAACGATTCAACTACCACGGATTAGTTTGAAAACTGTAGTAGGTAGTATGCCATTGAGATACCCTGCTGCATGTCGTCACAGGAGATAAAATCCACTGCATTAGATATTCGATTTGAAACAAATGACACGCACTGTGAAGGGACAATTACctcgataaaaaattcttctatttAAACATCGCttgtttttcaatataataactgcgcaaatatattcaatatattggGAATTGTTTCCTACCAGTGTGATGTTTACTTTTGAGTTGCATAAACGTACTCAAATGTGCACACAGATAAAGTGAATACAATcagaaaataagatataatatattgtgcAAATTTAAGTCAATAACATGGCTGAAAGACTAAATATggacaatttttataatatttttgttcgaatGGGAAGCACAAGAAAAATGGTTGAACTCTGGTCAAATTTAACGTGTGCTCAAagtagagaataaaaaagaaaaatataagctTTTGCTCAGCGCTTAGCATCCAATCAATgtgcattaataataataacctaTCGAGGacaattaagtaaaaaaatgcAAAGCATAGTCAAAGAATTTCCCATCGATTTgactatatttattaaatggaATGCATATTCATACTGAAGATCGAAAGCGCATAATTCAACGTGTGGGTTCCAAAATGAAAAGTGCTAGTTGTATACTTAGTTTTAACCACTATTAGCAGTAGTTCAGACATGATATagatgaaggaaaaaatagaaaaataatcgcaATTCAAATGTATGGTTGGACGACACActgacacatacatattttcttgCATTCGTATGTACTTGCATTTGTATGTAAGTGTACAATATGGATACCATTATGACGATGCTTAATTAAGGGTGATTTTTCAAACAGTACACTGATGTCTGCAACCTTTTCCTACTGTTTCTCCCTTGTTCACCTTTTAATCAGATTTACTCCTGGGAAAAATACCCCTCAATTAATGTGGtactaaattattttgatGAACAATAAACGAAGTTGTCACTGAGTCGTAAGATCTATATTACCTATATTTCATactattcttaataataatggttattttaatttaaataaaactatcagctatgaaaaagaaatagtagagtaataa carries:
- the LOC122628189 gene encoding lissencephaly-1 homolog, with the protein product MKMVLSQRQREELNKAIADYLSTNGYQDALEAFKKEADMPGEVERKYGGLLEKKWTSVIRLQKKVMELESKLSEAEKEFIEGAPTRGKRSPSEWIPRPPEKFCLTGHRAPINRVIFHPVFSLIVSASEDATIKVWDFESGEFERTLKGHTDSVQDISFDVSGKLLVSCSADMSIKLWDFHQSFACVKTMQGHDHNVSSVAFVPQGDFVVSASRDKTIKMWEVATGYCVKTLTGHREWVRMARVSPCGELIASCSNDQTVRVWHIATKETKVELRDHDHVVECIAWAPESARASINAAAGADNKGAHEGPFLASGSRDKTIRVWDIGAGVCLFSLLGHDNWVRGIVFHPGGKFIVSASDDKTLRVWDTRYKRAMKTLEAHVHFCTSVDFHKNHPYVVTGSVDQTVKIWECR